The Paenibacillus swuensis genome contains the following window.
TTCACATAGAGTTCAGTTTGCAACTTGACTTACCCCCCCCTTCTCATTGGGCACAGAGATCCCTAACAGAGCAAGTGGTTGATTGGTCTCGATTAACTCCTCCATATTGATCTTCCACTGTTTACTGACAATGCAGTATCTGGCGATCGTAAGACTTTCTCCAGGCTGTAACCCCAATCGATCATCACAGAAATTTGTGATGTCGGTTAATTTTTTCTCTCCTTTAAGAAAAAGCGGTTCCATTATCCGCTTTGCTTTCTCAACAATGGCAGGAGAAATATGATAATCATCAAAATAATAAGTGGAGTGAACGTATTCAATATTCTTTACATACACAAGTGGGATGTCCTTCTCTGTTACAAGTTCCCACTTTAATCCTCTTCGTGCCCAATACATTCGCTCAATCTCCATTTTTTCCACTTCTCTAGTAGTGATTGAGTCGCTTTTCTTAAAGGAAACCGCTAATTGCTGTTTGTGCAAATCTATGAGGAAGTCCGTGGTCATAACCTTCAGCTCATTTCCTGGCGGATCGATCGGATGTTCCACGCCAAGCTCTTCTGCAATTGAAACTGTTTCTGTAATATCAAGACCTAATTCATCCAGCAGCGGGAATTGCTCACGAATATCAACGACTAATCGAGACCAATCTACGAGAAGAAAGTAAAAATACTCCCAGTCAGATAAAAACAAATGCTCCCGTGCTGTCTTGATGCCTTTTGGCCTGTGAGTCTTTCCTCTCGAAGGTACACTTTTTGCTGTCAACCAAGGCTTATATCCTTCGCCTGTTCCCTTCCCCCGCCCCTCTTTAACCCAGCGTGCTATTCGTTTATCAAGCGAAGCTCTCATTTTTATCCTCCTAACAGAAAGGACGACTCGTCATATTGTGTCGAGTCGCCCTTGATAGTATGTATTCAATTAGGAAATGTTGAGTTCAATTATTTAAATAATTTACCCAAACTGAATATAATTCAATCAGTATAGAGCCTTTTCACTCTCGTACTGCTCAATTCTCCATTCTAGTTGTTTTATATTTAACAATCTGGAATT
Protein-coding sequences here:
- a CDS encoding heteromeric transposase endonuclease subunit TnsA is translated as MRASLDKRIARWVKEGRGKGTGEGYKPWLTAKSVPSRGKTHRPKGIKTAREHLFLSDWEYFYFLLVDWSRLVVDIREQFPLLDELGLDITETVSIAEELGVEHPIDPPGNELKVMTTDFLIDLHKQQLAVSFKKSDSITTREVEKMEIERMYWARRGLKWELVTEKDIPLVYVKNIEYVHSTYYFDDYHISPAIVEKAKRIMEPLFLKGEKKLTDITNFCDDRLGLQPGESLTIARYCIVSKQWKINMEELIETNQPLALLGISVPNEKGGVSQVAN